In the genome of Zootoca vivipara chromosome 6, rZooViv1.1, whole genome shotgun sequence, the window ccccccccccccgcttcttttTTGTTCCAGACAGAGAAAATCACTGTCTGCGGAGACACCCACGGACAGTATTACGACCTCCTGAATATATTTGAATTGAACGGGCTGCCGTCGGAAACTAATCCATATGTATCCTTTCTTGCCACTCCTCTAGGGCCACTGTAGGCCTTGTTCatctgtttctcctcctccttgggtAGAAAGGGAACTGTGCTGGTGGGTTCCTGACAGGGGACAGATGGACGGACTTGGAAAAGGGAGAAAGGGCAGGGGACATGGGGAGCAAGGAGCGGCCTGTGCGGCTTCCTGTTATCCCCCCTTCTCCGCACACCCAGATGTGAGGGAACTGGCCTGCTGGGGGAAAACACTTCCTTCCATCCAGGAAAATTGTAGGCCAGTTTGTAGAACTTCTGTGTACATCTGAATTTATCTGGGAAAAAGATCTTGGAGGGTGCCACCTACCTTCCCTGCAGACCTTTTCTCGGGTGCTAAGATCTTGGTAACTTTCAGAAACCCCCAAGatttcaaggtgtgtgtgtggtggcccAGGTGAGGGCCTTCTCTGctgcagcccctaaattgtgtgacttccgcccacccaccctggaagtgtgtctggcatcttcactatacagcttttggcagatgctgaagacacacctctttgacacctgagatgtgtttTTTCAGGGCCCACCCGATTCCAGTGGCTGTTACTTGCTTTAAGCCACTTTTAGTACTGAATGTTAAATGGTTGActcccaccctgggacctgctgatTAGGGGCAGGTAAAaaatgtgttgctgctgcttaattAATTTGTTATGAATTAAGAAGTAATGCTCATTCCTCCCAATCCTCTTAATTTTTGGTGTAGGCAATGTGAAGACTTTCTGAGCTGGAAATCTCACTTGGAATTGCCCTCTGGCCAGTGGCCACTGCCACATATTTTGTCCATGCATGCTCAGATTTCTCTCTCCAAATGTGAGGGATAGaaacttttcccttcctccccccccccttttgccctcTCCACTCCCTGTTGTTGCTATTGAACGTTGAGGCTCCCAAGAATTCTGTACAGGCTCCTGGGATCCACATTCGGGTTGCAATCCTAGATGCTCTTACTAGAGAACATACCCCCCTGAGctcatgggacttacttccatgtaaacatgCCTAGGGTCATGCTTTCGGAGCTTGTTTTCAGAGCCTCCCTAGAACCACAGGAGCTGGAATGTTCTGGAGGTTCATCCAGGTGaacctctctcttccctccctttcattttgtatttttgctctGAGGGCAGGATCCTTGCACAGCCAAGTTTACCTGCTTCTGTCATTGCTCCCTGACCTGAGCTCTTCTGAAGCCACGTTTGGTGCCTGCCTTCATTGCCACCCTCTGCCCCATCATGGCAATCTGTCCTTGAGTTTGTGTTTACCTGTCTTGCTTGCCCTCCAAAGAGCTCCACACAAGGCGTGGCATTTCTTGGGGAAGAGATGCATCAGATGACAAGAAGGAAgctgtggggggcggggggcgggaatcCACATGGACCCGCCATAGGAAGGCTGCATTTTACGGTTTTTTCCCTTGAGCACAGCTGCTTCCCCACCACAGATATTCAACGGGGACTTTGTTGATCGTGGCTCCTTCTCCGTGGAGGTGATACTGACGCTCTTCGGTTTTAAGCTGCTATATCCAGATCATTTCCACCTACTTCGAGGTAAGAACATCAAAAGAGCTTAGTTCTCTAatgttttggttcccgaacgctgcaaacccggaagtgactgttccagtttgcaaactatttttggaagccaaacgtccgacggggcttccgcggcttctgattggtttccaaacgttttggaattcaaatggacttccggaacggattccatggtatgactgtaatatcatcagccctggaagtttgtgggtgggagggagaagctcTTTTCTGCAAACTCGAACCAAAATCCCCCTTCATTTTGGCCTCTTAACTCCTCCTGCTCTCTAGGGAACCACGAAACCGACAATATGAACCAGATCTATGGGTTTGAGGGAGAGGTCAAAGCCAAATACACAGCCCAGATGTTTGAGCTTTTCAGCGAGGTCTTTGAGTGGCTACCTCTGGCGCAGTGCATCAACGGCAAAGTCTTGGTGAGGAGCCGGCAGCTTGGGTGGGGGGCTGCAGCTCAGCTGAGCACTCTTCGTGACCCTTGCtattctttctcctcttctctcccccccctccccacttgtccTGGATAGATAATGCACGGTGGCCTCTTCAGTGAAGACGGCATAACGTTAGATGATATCAGGAAGATCGAGAGGAATCGGCAACCTCCAGATTCGGGTGAGCAGTGGCGGGGTCAAAGGGCTGGAGTGGAATGATTTGTCTGGTGGGGATTGGGTAGCCTTGTGTACCCATAGGAGCAAAGCAAGCTGCCTTACAATGAGCCATacgattggtccatctagctccatattgtttgcactgactggcagcagctgctctcctacctggaaatgctgaacctgggaccttccttgTGCGAGGAAACTCTGGACTAAGCGATTTAAACAGGCATAAATTTGCACGGGGGGGTGGGAGACTGTTCTGAGCCGCAACAAAAGCAGCTCTCTCTTTTTCGAGGATGCACATGTGTAGCGTGAGTCACGGCACACACCATCTGAGAAGAGGCATCCCCTTCTCTTCCAAGAGGACCTCTTTTAAGATGGCACTTGCCACTTGCACTTATTTTATGGCAAATTATTAGGAGGGAACGAGGATGGCTTTTCCTGCCGTGGAGAAGGGGATCTTCGATGGGTTGTCTCTCCCACAAACTCCACTAGGACGCTTTCTGAAAATGAAGAAATGCTTACCGCCCTGTGTGGgaggacagcccccccccttcacttcctTCCTGCCTAGCAGGTTGTGGTTGCCCTTCTTAGAGGGGGGAGTTACAAATTTCCTGTCTTAATTCACTAGGGGCACCTTTTGTTAGCTTGAACCTTTTGGGGGGTTGACTGGCGAATCTGACCGATGTAGTCATCTAAAAGTTTTAGGTTTAGCTGTCCGCCTGTTTTCTCCACCCACCTACTGTCCTGCTGTTGCTTCCCCTGACTTTGAGGAGCAGAAATTTGGCAGGCGGAGCTTCCCTGGCATAGAGACAAAAGTGATGGGGaagactgctgccagtcagctgcTGTTAAGAAAGAGAAACCATgcttggagaagaagaaaaaaagaggtgtaAACCCTAGATCTGAGCAGATTAGGGGTAGGGCAGAATGCCTGAGAGTTgactcatggaattgtagagttcgaagggacccctgccatgcaggaatctcaactaaagcatccatagcaGACAGACATCCAACctgtacttaaaaacctccagtaaaGGAGAGTCCAgtaggctggtgggagttgcagtccaacatcgctagagggcaccaggtaaGTTGGCAAAGGCATgtacaataagagctgttcggcagtggaatttgctgccaaggagtgtggtggagtctccttctttggaggtctttaagcagaggcttgacagccatctgtcaggaatgctttgatggtgtttcctgcttggcaggggttggactggatggcccttgtggtctcttccaactctatgattctatgtttaatTCTGTGATTAATGGATGGATTGAATTTATATCTTGCCCTTACCTCCCCAAAGAGCCCAGGATAGCAGGAGGAAGcaccatttaaaacaaaagcaaaaaatttGAAAACTGATGAAAGCATTCTCAAAACGACTGCAATTAAGAACAGCTAAAAGCAGTTACAATTAAGAACCATTCTTCCACCCAGTGACTTTAGGGTTGCCCAGAACAGTAGTCTTCAGCCACCACGTGCCTGAGTGCAAACAGGAACGTTTTCAAATTCCTTCTGAAAGTTTATGATGATGGAGAGTCTGGCgcacctcactagggagggcgttccacaactGGGGGGCTGCCACAGGAAAGGCCCTGTTACGACTCAGCACCAGCCAGGCATCCCCCAGTGGTGGCACCACCAGCAAGGCCTCACCTGGCAATCGCAGAGTCCGAGATGGTTGATCGGCAGTCAGCTTGCAGCCAACATTGGTGCCCACCAGCCACAGGCCTCACTTTCTGTGTCTGCGTTGTTTCCCGCTCATTTATTGAACTCGCCTTCTTCTCATTTGCAGGTCCCATGTGCGACTTACTCTGGTCAGACCCTCAACCCCAGGTAGGTCTTGCTTTGGTGAGACTCATGAGCTGCGTGCCCATTGCTCCATGACTACAAGGTCTCCTGTTTCGGATGCTTCCCTGATTTCATTCTTCATCTTGAGATCTCCCTGGGCATTTTGACCGGGTGGGGAGGGACAGTAGCATGTCCCTGGGACTAAATTACTCTTGGGGCCTGGTAAACGATTTTGTGGAGGAGTCTGTCCCTTGCTTGGCTGAGTGCTGTCTTCAACGTACAGAGCGGCACCACTTCTGGTACAGCCTTCTCTATCCTGCCTTATAGAGCAGGGTTCTCCAAACTTGggtccagctgcttttggactacagtttccatcatccctgaccactggtcctcttagctagggatgatgggacttgtagttcatcaacagcaggagacccaagtttggggaactctGCTGCAGAGGTTATATCAAGAGCCCTTCTCGGTTTTGACTGGTTATGTCTCcggagacagatggatgccagtgGATTTCTTGGTGTCGCCTGCATACTGGgcacctgaacccccccccccaaaaatctcatTTTTATAAGACTGCCGTTGCACCCAAGAGtgtctttctcttccccacccagaaCGGCCGGTCCATCAGCAAGCGTGGCGTGAGCTGCCAGTTCGGGCCCGACGTCACCAAAAGCTTCCTCGAGCGCAACCACCTAGATTACATCATCCGCAGCCACGAAGTCAAGCCCGAAGGGTATGAGATGGCTCACGATGGCAAGTGCGTCACTGTCTTCTCTGCCCCCAACTACTGGTGAGTGTGCAAGGGGTAACGCTGTCGTGGTGGTGCTCTATACTtcctatttttttaatataaatatatttttattattttttattacaaaaatcCAAAATACGCCTCGTTATATCCATATCAAATCACAATACCAAATCAAATATCAATTAATCAAATATCCAATAGTATAATTTTGGTGGCCCCCCACATGCTAGAATTAcaggtttaattttttaaaaaaattctgcttCCAAAGTCTTACTTGATATAGTTGTATTCCAATCATAATAATAGTCCCTTATTCAACAGCTGCAATATTTATGACTTCTACTCGTATTAACGCATCCAATAATTTATTAGTCCACAagtgaagatctatatcaggcatccccaaactgcggccctccagatgttttggcctacaactcccatgatccctagctaacaggaccattgtagtccaaaacatctggagggccaaagtttggggatgcctgatctatatcctTACTGCTACGTGTAATAATTATTTGtctgtattttcttcttctttctttaccAAATATTAATCCATTATTCCAAAAAGTCCTATATCGCTCCAgccgttctctctcctctcaGTTGTAGTTGCAATATAAATACATCAGCCTAGGGAAAGAGTTACTGGCAGGTGGTGCTCTACCTCCGGCTTGGACGGCTGGGGCAGGAGGAGAGCCTGGTGGCTGGGTCCAGTCTGGCCTGTCtaatccaggatcctgttctcacagcggccgacCAGAAGACGGGAAGACCGCAAGCatggcctgagcacaagagccaatCTCTGCTGCGGTTTCTGgcaaccagcattcagaagcattttctgcctccgacagtggaggtggaacttAGCCAACAGAGGGCAATGGCAGCCATTGACTGGAAAGCAGAGAGTGCTGCTCGGAGGGCAGACTGGttgaatgcagaggaatggtggcaggaaccagctggggaacccccaagaaaAGAAGTCTccgagcctggggagtggtggtgggacgacgTCGAGGGGTCACAAGGGAGAAGGCTGGGAGGAGAAAGTGTTGGAAGCTGGAGGGTtaacagaggcagaagctgaagcaggaggccaagaggcagagaagagTAAGAATGGTGAAAGAGCCAGGGGgtcttccccctcctgctgtgacaaactCTCCTTCTccacccttgtctcccaggccaggaccaggagaggcatgaagagagtggaggagaagttagcttcacGCAGGTGTAGTCTCAGATAGATTGGGAAGGCTCTGGAGAGGAGACTTAGGCAACTGTGGGgagcggggaccttcagtctcagcaactgctttgtGGGGGCAAGAACTGCCAGAGATGTAGGCCTCAccctcctgtgcagatcctgtttgtgCTGATAAAAAGTTAACTCCAGCTGGCTCAGTGTGGTTTtttgctggctcgctcctgtcgGGCAGAGAGAGGTTGGAAGCTCTTCTTTAACAAAGGCTGCCTTCCTCGGAGAGGGACGCTGGAAGACGCCTTAGGTTGGTGGGACACTTAGCCACCTGCTGTCTGCTTTGATGCGCAGCTCCTCTCCAGGCTCTTAGGCAAAGAAAGGCCTAAATCAAGGATAGAGAACCCTTCTCAGCCAAAGGGCCTTGTTCCTTTCTGGGCAGCCTTTCAGGGACCACATGCCCTAACCTAACCATACTTGTAAGCTTGGCAGTGCCCCAAATTTTGATCCACCGTTCCTCTGCTTTGGGTCTTCCTGTTGTGCCTATCGGCCTGTTAGCCCCCATAACGTGCAAAAACTGTTCATGCCCTCCCTTGATGGCACTTCAcgccttttcgggggggggggaggaatcctgATAACCCTGAGAAAATGCTGCACTAACCCTCttcttcccaccctttcccccaatCTTCTCTTTCCCAGTGACCAGATGGGCAATAAGGGTTCCTACATCCACTTGCAAGGCTCAGACTTGCGGCCGGAATTCCACCAGTTCACAGCAGTGGTGAGTCCTTCCTCCACTGGAACGATGCGCTTAGCGGTCACACTCAGCTCTCAAATGCGCCTGCACCGATGCCCCAAGTCCCTCCCGCTCCCTTCCTGGGATCTTGCCACGCAAACAGGcctttaatctcagggccgtgggttcgagtcccacattgggcaaaagattcctgcactgcagaaagTTGGACTGGAGACCCTGGGTGATCCATTTGGCCAAGTCTGTTTGTATTCACAATCCTGAGTTGGCACAAGTTCCAAGGTTTATTACTGGCAAAAGCTGTTGATTTTTCTATGAATTACTTACTGAACACGTGAAGACGTGTGTGCATGTTCAGGAagtagtcatgtaaaaacatgctgtcaGTTTCCTTCACCCTTGTTTTTGTAAGAAGgtgtaaaaatatttttcacgcaggtatcactggatcaagtgtGTCGGTTTTGTTGAATTAGTTAAACCAAAAAGCTTTAATTGGATTTGGAACAGTTTGCTACAATTCTGAGTGGTGCTTTCggtggggcagggggcactggggaggagtttatggaaccaaggggacgGGGACCTGATTTGGGGGCCCCTGCTCTAGAAGGGGGTGCACCTTTGCTAAccaaacttctcctcctccttccccagcctcATCCGAACGTCAAGCCAATGATGTATGCCAATTCGCTGCTGCAAATGGGGATGATGTAAGCTGCCCTCCACCTCTGCCAGCTCGcgccccaccacccccaccttcTTGCCAGGAGACCCTGCGCTaggcaaacaaaaaaaccccttccttccttccttcctttttttgggTTACATTTCCTTCCAACATCAGCCTTCACTACAAAGCAAGGGATATTTTGGCGGGTGGGGAGTTAAGCCTGAGCATCtcctgcagggtgtgtgtgtgtgctgaggaCTGCATCTGTAatacccccgcccccacccccagaaggcAGGTACTGTCCCAGGGAGACCCTCTCCTTTGCTAGTGTTGTGTGTTGCACGCAGGCAACACGAGAAAATGGCAGCCAGAATGTtagataacattttttttaatatattgg includes:
- the PPP5C gene encoding serine/threonine-protein phosphatase 5, with protein sequence MAEGERAENGGGGGGSSGRPPQEGEPGALERAEALKTQANDFFKAKDYENAVKYYSQAIELNPTNAIYYGNRSLAYLRTECYGYALADATKSIELDKKYIKGYYRRATSNMALGKFKAALRDYETVVKVKPNDKDAKMKYQECNKIVKQKAFERAIASDEHKRSVVDSLDIENMTIEDEYSGPKLDNGKVTLAFMKELMQWYKDQKKLHRKCAYQILVQVKEVLSKLPTLVETTLKETEKITVCGDTHGQYYDLLNIFELNGLPSETNPYIFNGDFVDRGSFSVEVILTLFGFKLLYPDHFHLLRGNHETDNMNQIYGFEGEVKAKYTAQMFELFSEVFEWLPLAQCINGKVLIMHGGLFSEDGITLDDIRKIERNRQPPDSGPMCDLLWSDPQPQNGRSISKRGVSCQFGPDVTKSFLERNHLDYIIRSHEVKPEGYEMAHDGKCVTVFSAPNYCDQMGNKGSYIHLQGSDLRPEFHQFTAVPHPNVKPMMYANSLLQMGMM